One part of the Trichomycterus rosablanca isolate fTriRos1 chromosome 25, fTriRos1.hap1, whole genome shotgun sequence genome encodes these proteins:
- the cwc25 gene encoding pre-mRNA-splicing factor CWC25 homolog isoform X1, with protein sequence MGGGDLNLKKSWHPQTLKNIERVWKAEQKHEAEQKKIEELQKQLRDERAREEITKYAQETGALKRKDERLDWMYQGPGGQISREEYLLGRPIDKQVTQQYEEQESGPSSETGLLPGSIFSSDTSVNSLDLAAKIREDPLFEIRKREEEKKKSVLTNPVKMKEIRKMLQENLKKEKKKKSKKDKKERREEKERRKEKKHRRRSSSSEDEDRKHSRSKEQNGHATNSHSHRKAGYGLLLPSSKSHHSSESNHRRDRSRSPLSSREDQRNGDSDRKHKPKSPSPSRSKDRYRRPQSANYSKRLSADELEKRRKEMLGFAQEREEERASNVKRYKQQDEQEKERESANKHRSQASFIHDMKLKSASTSSVEDRVKRNIHSIQRTSASLEKNFMRR encoded by the exons ATGGGAGGAGGAGATCTC AACTTGAAGAAAAGCTGGCATCCTCAGACGCTGAAGAATATCGAGCGTGTGTGGAAAGCCGAACAGAAACATGAGGCGGAACAGAAGAAGATCGAGGAGCTGCAGAAACAGCTGAGAGACGAGCGAGCTCGAGAAGAAATCACCAAATATGCTCAGGAAACTGGTGCTTTAAA GAGGAAGGATGAGCGTCTCGACTGGATGTATCAGGGCCCCGGGGGACAAATCTCCCGTGAGGAGTACCTCCTGGGTCGTCCCATCGATAAGCAGGTCACACAGCAGTACGAGGAACAAGAGAGCGGACCGTCCTCAGAGACCGGCCTCCTGCCCGGCTCCATCTTCAGCTCGGACACCTCTGTCAACAGCCTCGATCTGGCCGCCAAGATCAGAGAGGATCCGCTGTTTGAGATCCG TAAACGCGAGGAGGAGAAGAAGAAGAGCGTCCTTACCAATCCTGTCAAAATGAAGGAGATTCGCAAAATG TTGCAAGAAAatctaaaaaaagagaaaaagaagaaaagtaaGAAGGACAAGaaggagaggagagaggagaaggaaagaagaaaagagaagaaGCACAGGCGCAGGAGCTCCAGCTCGGAGGATGAAGACAGGAAACACAG CAGATCAAAGGAACAAAACGGACACGCCACAAACTCTCATTCTCATCGAAAAGCGGGTTACGGACTGCTG TTACCATCGAGCAAATCTCATCATTCGTCGGAGTCGAACCACAGACGGGACAGGAGTCGCTCTCCTCTGAGTTCTAGAGAGGATCAGAGGAACGGCGATTCGGACAGGAAGCACAAACCCAAATCTCCGAGTCCGTCTAGATCCAAGGACCGCTACCGCCGACCACAGAGCGCCAACTACAGCAA GCGCCTCTCGGCCGATGAGCTGGAGAAGAGGAGGAAGGAGATGCTGGGTTTCGCGCAGGAGAGAGAGGAGGAGCGAGCGAGCAACGTGAAGAGATACAAACAACAAGACGAgcaggagaaagagagagagagcgcaaACAAACACAGAAGTCAGGCCTCGTTCATACA CGATATGAAGCTGAAAAGCGCTTCCACCTCATCCGTGGAGGATCGAGTGAAGCGGAACATCCACTCCATTCAGAGAACCTCCGCCTCCCTGGAGAAGAACTTCATGAGGAGATGA
- the cwc25 gene encoding pre-mRNA-splicing factor CWC25 homolog isoform X2 yields MGGGDLNLKKSWHPQTLKNIERVWKAEQKHEAEQKKIEELQKQLRDERAREEITKYAQETGALKRKDERLDWMYQGPGGQISREEYLLGRPIDKQVTQQYEEQESGPSSETGLLPGSIFSSDTSVNSLDLAAKIREDPLFEIRKREEEKKKSVLTNPVKMKEIRKMLQENLKKEKKKKSKKDKKERREEKERRKEKKHRRRSSSSEDEDRKHRSKEQNGHATNSHSHRKAGYGLLLPSSKSHHSSESNHRRDRSRSPLSSREDQRNGDSDRKHKPKSPSPSRSKDRYRRPQSANYSKRLSADELEKRRKEMLGFAQEREEERASNVKRYKQQDEQEKERESANKHRSQASFIHDMKLKSASTSSVEDRVKRNIHSIQRTSASLEKNFMRR; encoded by the exons ATGGGAGGAGGAGATCTC AACTTGAAGAAAAGCTGGCATCCTCAGACGCTGAAGAATATCGAGCGTGTGTGGAAAGCCGAACAGAAACATGAGGCGGAACAGAAGAAGATCGAGGAGCTGCAGAAACAGCTGAGAGACGAGCGAGCTCGAGAAGAAATCACCAAATATGCTCAGGAAACTGGTGCTTTAAA GAGGAAGGATGAGCGTCTCGACTGGATGTATCAGGGCCCCGGGGGACAAATCTCCCGTGAGGAGTACCTCCTGGGTCGTCCCATCGATAAGCAGGTCACACAGCAGTACGAGGAACAAGAGAGCGGACCGTCCTCAGAGACCGGCCTCCTGCCCGGCTCCATCTTCAGCTCGGACACCTCTGTCAACAGCCTCGATCTGGCCGCCAAGATCAGAGAGGATCCGCTGTTTGAGATCCG TAAACGCGAGGAGGAGAAGAAGAAGAGCGTCCTTACCAATCCTGTCAAAATGAAGGAGATTCGCAAAATG TTGCAAGAAAatctaaaaaaagagaaaaagaagaaaagtaaGAAGGACAAGaaggagaggagagaggagaaggaaagaagaaaagagaagaaGCACAGGCGCAGGAGCTCCAGCTCGGAGGATGAAGACAGGAAACACAG ATCAAAGGAACAAAACGGACACGCCACAAACTCTCATTCTCATCGAAAAGCGGGTTACGGACTGCTG TTACCATCGAGCAAATCTCATCATTCGTCGGAGTCGAACCACAGACGGGACAGGAGTCGCTCTCCTCTGAGTTCTAGAGAGGATCAGAGGAACGGCGATTCGGACAGGAAGCACAAACCCAAATCTCCGAGTCCGTCTAGATCCAAGGACCGCTACCGCCGACCACAGAGCGCCAACTACAGCAA GCGCCTCTCGGCCGATGAGCTGGAGAAGAGGAGGAAGGAGATGCTGGGTTTCGCGCAGGAGAGAGAGGAGGAGCGAGCGAGCAACGTGAAGAGATACAAACAACAAGACGAgcaggagaaagagagagagagcgcaaACAAACACAGAAGTCAGGCCTCGTTCATACA CGATATGAAGCTGAAAAGCGCTTCCACCTCATCCGTGGAGGATCGAGTGAAGCGGAACATCCACTCCATTCAGAGAACCTCCGCCTCCCTGGAGAAGAACTTCATGAGGAGATGA
- the sst2 gene encoding somatostatin 2 — MACSPLALMCLVAAVGVVSCGRPHVLLNSALENPQAGPTGEEVPDRLTLQELQWMLSNDELVPPQVDEVPPRRMELVRRQNTVTTKPVNCMNYFWKSRTAC, encoded by the exons ATGGCCTGTTCACCGCTCGCTCTGATGTGCCTGGTAGCCGCCGTGGGCGTCGTATCATGCGGGAGGCCTCACGTGCTCCTGAACTCGGCTCTGGAAAACCCTCAAGCTGGTCCGACCGGAGAAGAG GTACCAGACAGACTGACTCTCCAGGAGCTGCAGTGGATGCTCAGTAACGACGAGCTGGTGCCCCCCCAGGTGGACGAGGTGCCTCCCAGACGGATGGAGCTGGTCAGGAGACAGAACACGGTGACGACCAAACCGGTCAACTGTATGAACTACTTCTGGAAGTCCAGGACGGCATGCTGA
- the LOC134302251 gene encoding collagen alpha-5(IV) chain-like — protein sequence MRARWTWFVLGWMMLWHGRADGKCVCNGKSICHCSGVKGEKGEKGFAGDPGSPGLQGYAVAEGQRGAQGKKGNPGPVGAPGSKGARGAVGSPGFLGASGLPGTPGEQGPVGDPGDPGCNGTKGDVGVPGSPGPSGLSGPPGSPGWPGLRGDSVLPASGLKGRPGPPGRDGDPGPSGPPGRTGPPGSVGFRGPHGPPGPSGPPGLKGKEGRFGVPGLQGLKGDRGLPGTPGKRGTILYATAGKNSKGDVGDAGERGCTGKPGRPGYVQQKGIKGDQGDKGPEGKQGKDGDPGFRGFTVVIYILSEGDKGDQGPPGYFAGPEGVKGEKGDWVKGIQGESGCIGRPGPTGLPGVSGFPGPPGLPGSHFPGPAGQRGPPGIMGPKGEKGEAAPDWFGPPGEDGPLGFQGPPGDPGPPGPLLSGPDYEGPPGVKGMKGFLGPPGEDGQQGPQGQKGEPCYDCPDSCNEVRGPPGVPGAPGLPGTNAPPGPKGDAGYNGEPGLPGYQGPPGPPGPQGAPGPRGCGGNTIDYGEKGDQGSPGPLGQPGPDGRHGPLGSPGQKGPPGPKGYSDTRFGIRGDPGPPGFPGLSGIPGTSGTPGPLSVGQPGFPGQKGDRGVPGLMGTPGSPGQKGEPGRSQGAESPGLKGRKGPQGPPGTQGHPGLPGSPGAQGYPGPKGERGTGLPESVGPPGAKGNKGPPGPAGLPGIGSPGMPGPTGPQGLPGPTGEDVYGPPGPPGPAGFPGEADVPGPPGDPGVPGFPGPFGVPGLEGRRGLKGDKGIAGRRGPDGAPGSCWQTTGPPGDPGLKGQPGPTGSSGQKGIRGSSGVPGFGKPGQPGIPGTPGSSVPGQLGPPGKPGPSGLHGPPGVSGSQGLAGVKGVRGLTGVPGDDGEPGSPGRTGGELGPPGDPGPPGQPGLSGEHGDPGDSGTRGTDGRIGIPGSPGPMGPDGNPGTDSDVPGEPGIAGARGDRGHIGFPGLRGIKGEQGFPGSQGSPGAHGLPGIKGDKGDWGADTHGPSGPRGQKGEPGLRGTASPKGQKGDVGSSGPPGHPGPAGPVGDVGVPGFVGPPGPPGPLGSFGHPGPPGPVGLNGNPGPSGPAGAPGPGGQKGNQGLDGIPGSPGPRGDPGRTLFPVLTPAFSPFVAGEGRKGEKGQPGPKGDPGLRGVPGFGIPGPTGNKGIQGAPGVPGSPGLPGISGDCFHGIKGDPGNPGNPGSPGRPGPIGPPGRPETLHKADKGDRGPPGRPGYPGEAGCRGNPGPSGPEGGPGASGIHGEPGIPGPPGFPGEPGEPNYRYGPNGNPGPPGPPGSAGPDGPAVHTPVINVPGSSGPDGDPGYPGTRGRDGPPGKLGPKGAQGRRGDQGRSITGPQGFPGLKGNKGGPGAPGLNGYVGPPGHKGPQGPQGEGTSGTFDSFLLARHSQSVQVPACPQGTTFIYSGYSLLFIHGNDRTHGQDLGTVGSCLPRFSTMPFLFCDTETTCRYASRNDYSYWLSTDEPMPPNMDPIMGDNLAKYISRCSVCESSTNSISIHSQTLQIPNCPRGWISLWTGYSFTMQTGVGAEGSGQSLISPGSCLESFRQVPFIECHGRGTCNYYPDSYSYWLASLSEENMFSKPEPQTLKGPAMTNVISRCRVCMKDQRRGK from the exons ATGAGAGCGCGGTGGACGTGGTTCGTCCTCGGCTGGATGATGTTGTGGCACGGCAGGGCAGACGGG aaatgtgtgtgtaatggaaAATCGATCTGCCACTGTAGCGGAGTAAAAGGTGAAAAG GGTGAAAAGGGATTTGCGGGTGATCCCGGGTCTCCTGGATTACAGGGCTACGCCGTAGCTGAGGGGCAGAGAGGGGCACAAGGCAAGAAg GGAAATCCTGGTCCTGTTGGTGCTCCAGGATCAAAAGGAGCTCGG ggAGCCGTGGGAAGTCCAGGCTTTCTCGGGGCTTCAGGTTTACCG GGCACGCCTGGAGAACAGGGTCCAGTTGGCGACCCCGGAGACCCTGGATGTAATGGCACCAAG GGAGACGTGGGTGTACCCGGGTCACCTGGTCCGTCTGGCTTATCCGGACCCCCA GGATCTCCTGGTTGGCCTGGGCTGAGA GGCGACTCTGTTCTCCCGGCGTCGGGTCTAAAAGGAAGACCGGGACCTCCAGGACGCGACGGTGATCCA GGACCCTCAGGGCCGCCGGGCAGAACCGGACCCCCGGGGTCAGTCGGGTTCAGAGGACCTCAc GGACCTCCGGGGCCTTCTGGACCTCCAGGACTGAAG ggtAAAGAAGGACGTTTTGGTGTCCCAGGACTTCAAGGACTGAAG GGAGATCGGGGACTTCCTGGTACACCCGGTAAACGAGGAACGATCCTGTACGCAACCGCCGGGAAGAACTCGAag GGTGATGTAGGAGACGCAGGAGAACGAGGCTGTACCGGTAAACCT GGGCGACCTGGTTATGTCCAGCAGAAGGGTATAAAGGGGGACCAAGGTGATAAAGGTCCTGAG GGAAAACAGGGGAAAGACGGAGATCCTGGATTCCGAGGATTTACGGTGGTTATTTACATCCTTTCTGAG GGTGATAAAGGAGATCAAGGTCCTCCAGGATACTTTGCTGGGCCAGAAGGAGTCaag GGAGAGAAAGGTGACTGGG TTAAAGGAATCCAGGGGGAATCTGGCTGTATTGGGCGTCCTGGGCCCACTGGGTTGCCAG gTGTGTCGGGTTTTCCGGGACCACCGGGACTGCCAG GTTCTCATTTCCCGGGACCTGCGGGGCAGAGAGGACCACCAGGTATCATGGGTCCTAAAGGGGAGAAGGGTGAGGCAGCACCAGACTGGTTCGGACCCCCGGGTGAAGATGGTCCTCTGGGATTCCAAGGGCCTCCTGGAGACCCAGGTCCACCAGGCCCATTGTTATCAG GTCCTGATTACGAGGGTCCTCCGGGTGTTAAAGGAATGAAAGGGTTTCTGGGTCCTCCTGGTGAAGACGGCCAACAAGGACCACAAG GTCAGAAAGGAGAGCCGTGCTACGACTGTCCTGACTCCTGTAATGAGGTACGAGGACCCCCGGGTGTTCCCGGAGCACCAGGTCTTCCAG GTACGAATGCACCACCTGGTCCGAAGGGAGACGCGGGTTACAACGGAGAGCCTGGTTTACCAGGATACCAG GGGCCTCCAGGACCACCCGGACCTCAAGGTGCTCCAGGACCAAGAGGATGCGGTGGGAACACCATTGACTATGGGGAGAAAGGAGATCAAGGCTCTCCAGGACCGCTAGGTCAACCAGGACCAGATGGTCGCCATGGTCCACTAGGATCTCCGGGACAAAAGGGACCCCCTGGACCCAAGGGGTATTCA GACACGAGATTTGGTATCAGAGGAGACCCAGGACCTCCTGGTTTTCCAGGGCTTTCAGGAATCCCAGGTACAAGTGGAACACCGGGACCCTTAAGTGTCGGACAGCCTGGATTTCCTGGTCAGAAAGGCGACCGTGGAGTGCCAGGCCTAATGGGCACACCCGGATCACCAG GTCAGAAAGGAGAACCTGGTAGGAGTCAAGGAGCAGAAAGCCCAGGACTTAAAGGCCGGAAAGGACCTCAAGGGCCACCTGGAACACAAG GACATCCTGGACTACCAGGCTCTCCAGGAGCTCAAGGCTACCCTGGTCCGAAGGGAGAGAGGGGCACTGGTTTACCTGAAAGTGTAGGACCACCAGGAGCAAAAG GTAACAAAGGTCCACCTGGGCCTGCAGGACTTCCTGGAATAGGCTCACCAGGGATGCCTGGACCAACCGGACCACAAGGACTACCAGGACCAACG GGTGAAGATGTATATGGACCACCAGGACCTCCAGGACCAGCAGGGTTCCCAGGTGAGGCAGATGTTCCAGGTCCTCCTGGAGATCCAGGTGTTCCGGGTTTTCCTGGACCATTCGGAGTACCGGGACTGGAAGGGAGAAGAGGCCTGAAAG ggGATAAAGGTATAGCAGGCAGACGAGGACCAGACGGAGCACCAGGTAGCTGTTGGCAAACAACTGGTCCACCGGGTGATCCAGGATTAAAAGGTCAACCAGGCCCCACAG GATCGAGTGGGCAGAAAGGTATTAGGGggagctctggtgtgccaggTTTTGGGAAGCCTGGACAGCCTGGAATCCCTGGAACACCTGGGTCATCGGTGCCGGGACAACTTGGACCTCCTGGCAAACCAGGTCCATCAGGGTTGCACGGACCCCCCGGAGTGTCCG GATCTCAGGGTCTCGCTGGAGTGAAAGGCGTGAGAGGTCTTACTGGTGTTCCTGGAGACGATGGAGAACCTGGGTCTCCAGGTCGTACAGGGGGCGAACTCGGACCACCAGGAGACCCTGGACCACCTG GCCAACCTGGTTTAAGTGGTGAACATGGAGATCCAGGAGATTCAGGAACCAGAGGAACCGATGGCCGCATAGGGATACCTGGAAGCCCCGGACCAATGG GTCCTGATGGTAATCCGGGTACTGACAGTGACGTTCCAGGAGAACCAGGCATAGCTGGAGCAAGAGGAGATCGTGGACATATAGGATTTCCCG GTCTCCGGGGTATTAAAGGAGAGCAGGGCTTCCCTGGATCCCAAGGGTCACCTGGTGCACACGGTCTACCCGGAATCAAAGGAGACAAAGGAGACTGGGGTGCAGACACACATGGACCTTCTGGACCTCGAGGGCAAAAG GGAGAACCTGGACTCAGAGGTACTGCTTCACCTAAAGGACAGAAGGGGGACGTCGGGTCGTCCGGTCCACCGGGTCATCCCGGGCCAGCCGGACCTGTGGGAGACGTCGGGGTTCCAGGATTTGTAG GCCCTCCAGGACCACCGGGTCCACTGGGCTCATTCGGTCATCCTGGACCTCCCGGACCCGTAGGACTGAATGGAAATCCAG GTCCTTCTGGTCCTGCTGGTGCTCCAGGACCTGGAGGACAAAAAGGCAACCAGGGTCTAGATGGCATTCCGGGATCACCGGGACCGAGAGGAGATCCAGGTAGAACCCTGTTCCCTGTTCTCACGCCTGCTTTTA GTCCATTTGTGGCTGGCGAAGGCCGAAAAGGAGAGAAGGGGCAACCGG GTCCGAAGGGAGATCCGGGACTTCGGGGCGTCCCAGGTTTTGGGATTCCAGGTCCTACTGGCAATAAAGGAATCCAAGGAGCACCAGGAGTCCCCGGGTCACCCGGCTTACCTGGAATTTCGGGGGACTGTTTTCATGGCATAAAGGGAGATCCTGGGAATCCTGGGAATCCTGGCAGCCCCGGACGTCCTG GGCCGATTGGTCCACCAGGCCGCCCAGAGACCCTACATAAAGCAGACAAGGGGGACAGAGGACCACCAGGGCGGCCCGGTTATCCCGGAGAGGCGGGATGCCGAGGAAACCCCGGACCGTCG GGACCTGAAGGTGGACCTGGTGCTTCTGGGATACACGGGGAACCTGGGATACCTGGTCCTCCAGGCTTTCCAG GTGAGCCTGGAGAGCCAAACTATAGGTACGGACCTAATGGGAATCCCGGGCCCCCAGGACCCCCCGGATCAGCAG GCCCAGATGGACCTGCTGTTCATACACCGGTAATAAATGTACCGGGGAGTTCGGGGCCGGACGGAGATCCTGGATATCCAGGCACGCGTGGACGTGATGGACCACCCGGAAAACTCGGACCAAAAG GGGCCCAGGGCCGCCGGGGTGATCAAGGCAGGTCCATCACAGGACCTCAAGGCTTTCCTGGACTAAAGGGGAATAAAGGAGGACCAGGGGCGCCAG GGCTTAATGGCTATGTGGGGCCGCCGGGACACAAGGGCCCTCAAGGGCCTCAAGGAGAAGGAACTTCGGGAACATTTGATAGCTTTCTGCTAGCCAGACACAGCCAGAGCGTCCAGGTGCCCGCCTGCCCACAAGGAACCACATTTATTTACTCGGGGTACTCGCTGCTCTTCATCCACGGGAACGACCGGACGCATGGACAGGACCTAG GTACAGTCGGTAGTTGTCTACCCCGCTTCTCCACCATGCCGTTTCTCTTCTGTGATACGGAAACAACCTGCCGATACGCCTCACGTAACGACTACTCGTACTGGCTCTCCACGGACGAGCCCATGCCCCCCAACATGGACCCCATCATGGGGGACAATCTGGCCAAATATATCagcag ATGTTCAGTGTGTGAGAGCTCGACTAATTCCATCAGCATCCACAGCCAAACCTTACAGATACCAAACTGTCCTCGGGGGTGGATCTCACTCTGGACTGGATATTCATTCACCATG cAAACCGGTGTGGGTGCTGAGGGCTCTGGCCAATCACTCATCTCTCCGGGTTCGTGCCTGGAGAGCTTCAGACAGGTGCCCTTCATCGAGTGCCATGGGCGGGGCACGTGTAACTATTACCCAGATTCCTACAGCTACTGGCTGGCATCGCTTAGTGAGGAGAACATGTTCAG TAAACCTGAACCTCAGACACTGAAAGGTCCAGCAATGACCAACGTGATCAGTCGGTGCCGCGTCTGCATGAAGGATCAACGGAGAGGAAAGTGA